One Pyrus communis chromosome 4, drPyrComm1.1, whole genome shotgun sequence genomic region harbors:
- the LOC137732127 gene encoding 9-cis-epoxycarotenoid dioxygenase NCED6, chloroplastic, giving the protein MHALHFTTTTSPPSPALLQNATQTYTATTQITCKILINPSKKTLTHKTQKPPRQPLPPPNTKPLPQVNPAKPNISLPHLNPFQKLAASLLDAVETSLIVPQEKKHALPKNIDPAVQISGNFAPVQECPVHHGLEVVGQIPDCLRGVYVRNGANPMFPPSGGHHLFDGDGMIHALTLGSSNRASYSCRYTRTSRLEQEAMLGRSIFPKPIGELHGHSGLARLGMFMARAAIGLVDSSRGTGVANAGLVYFNGRLLAMSEDDLPYGVKIKGDGDLETIGRFDFNGGLDRPMIAHPKVDPLTGELHALSYDVVKKPHLKYFRFSTCGIKSRDVDITLDQPTMVHDFAITQNYVVIPDQQVVFKLSKMIKGGGPVIYDQSKTSRFGILPKGHVDESGICWIDVPDCFCFHLCNSWEEISDAGDPTVVVIGSCMDPPDSIFNEQGNNPIRAELTEIRMNLRTRESTRRVLVPSLNLEVGQVNKQVVGQKSKYVYMAIAEPWPRCSGIAKVDLETGSVSKYMYGSGRFGGEPLYVPRQRNGSMAHHGEDDDEGFIMGFVRDEVEESSELVILEASSMKQVALVRLPARVPYGFHGTFVSEQDLKLQA; this is encoded by the coding sequence ATGCATGCCTTGCACTTCACCACCACTACTTCACCACCCTCTCCCGCCCTTCTCCAAAATGCCACCCAAACTTACACAGCCACAACACAAATCACATGCAAAATCCTCATCAACCCATCcaaaaaaaccctaacccatAAAACCCAAAAACCACCAAGGCAACCCTTGCCACCCCCAAACACTAAACCATTACCGCAAGTGAACCCAGCAAAACCAAATATTAGCCTACCTCACCTAAACCCTTTCCAAAAATTAGCAGCCTCACTCCTAGACGCAGTAGAAACATCACTAATAGTGCCGCAAGAAAAGAAGCATGCTTTGCCCAAAAACATCGACCCGGCTGTCCAAATATCCGGGAATTTTGCACCGGTTCAAGAGTGTCCGGTTCATCACGGTCTCGAGGTTGTGGGACAAATCCCTGATTGCTTACGTGGTGTTTATGTCCGAAACGGCGCGAACCCTATGTTTCCGCCGTCGGGCGGACACCACTTGTTTGATGGGGACGGTATGATTCACGCCCTCACTCTCGGCTCGTCAAATCGAGCCAGCTACAGCTGTAGGTACACACGCACGAGCCGACTTGAGCAAGAAGCCATGCTGGGCAGGTCCATTTTTCCCAAGCCGATTGGGGAGCTTCATGGTCACTCGGGTTTGGCTCGGCTTGGCATGTTCATGGCTCGAGCAGCTATCGGCTTGGTAGACAGCTCACGTGGCACCGGCGTCGCTAATGCCGGCTTGGTTTATTTCAACGGACGATTATTAGCCATGTCGGAAGATGATCTCCCGTACGGTGTTAAGATCAAGGGCGACGGTGATCTGGAAACAATCGGAAGGTTCGATTTTAACGGTGGATTGGACCGACCCATGATCGCTCATCCTAAGGTGGACCCCCTAACGGGTGAGCTCCACGCGCTCAGTTACGACGTGGTGAAGAAGCCGCACCTCAAGTACTTCAGGTTTAGCACGTGCGGGATAAAATCACGTGACGTGGACATCACGCTAGACCAACCTACCATGGTGCATGACTTTGCGATAACCCAAAATTATGTGGTGATTCCGGATCAGCAAGTGGTATTTAAGTTATCCAAAATGATTAAGGGCGGTGGGCCTGTGATCTACGACCAGAGCAAGACGTCCCGGTTTGGAATTTTACCAAAAGGGCACGTGGACGAATCGGGCATCTGCTGGATTGACGTGCCCGATTGTTTTTGCTTCCATTTGTGCAATTCATGGGAAGAGATTTCGGACGCGGGTGACCCGACTGTTGTTGTCATTGGGTCATGCATGGACCCACCGGATTCAATATTCAACGAGCAAGGGAATAACCCAATTCGTGCTGAGTTGACAGAGATCCGGATGAACTTGAGGACTCGTGAGTCAACCCGGCGGGTTCTCGTCCCGAGTTTGAATTTGGAAGTAGGACAGGTGAACAAACAAGTGGTAGGACAAAAGAGCAAGTACGTATATATGGCTATAGCTGAGCCGTGGCCCAGGTGTTCGGGTATTGCTAAGGTGGATTTGGAAACCGGTTCGGTGAGTAAGTATATGTATGGGTCCGGTCGGTTTGGCGGAGAACCGCTGTACGTGCCCCGACAGAGAAATGGTAGCATGGCACACCACGGTGAAGACGATGACGAAGGGTTTATAATGGGGTTTGTCAGGGATGAAGTTGAGGAGAGTTCCGAGTTGGTGATATTGGAAGCTTCAAGCATGAAACAAGTAGCGTTGGTGAGATTGCCTGCTAGGGTTCCGTATGGATTCCATGGTACATTTGTTAGTGAACAAGATTTGAAGCTGCAAGCTTAA
- the LOC137732786 gene encoding uncharacterized protein — MNFSSIETLNGSNYKKWKQDIEILLGLMYYDLAIREEESATLIEESTIEQKVKFEKWEKSNRMGLLIMKKAMTETFNGTTSVREHILKMVHTAGKLKELEVPISDQFLVHMALNSLPAKFGQLKVSYNTQKEK; from the exons ATGAACTTCTCTAGCATAGAGACATTGAATGGAAGTAATTACAAGAAATGGAAACAAGACATTGAGATCCTCTTGGGTCTCATGTATTATGATCTGGCAATTAGGGAGGAAGAGTCTGCAACTCTTATCGAGGAAAGCACTATTGAGCAAAAGGTCAAGTTTGAAAAATGGGAGAAGTCCAACAGGATGGGTCTTTTAATCATGAAAAAGGCAATGACTGAGACT TTCAATGGCACTACCAGTGTTAGAGAGCACATTCTGAAGATGGTGCACACTGCTGGAAAACTCAAAGAGTTAGAGGTACCAATATCTGATCAATTTTTAGTTCATATGGCATTGAATTCTTTACCGGCCAAGTTTGGACAGCTTAAGGTCTCCTACAATACTCAAAAGGAGAAATAG